The genomic window AAAAGTCCAAGGAGGATGTTGTAAAACAAGAAACCGGCATTGAGGAAATGCTTAGAAAAAAAGAAGAATTAGAACGAAGAGAAATGGAAATGCTTAGAAAACAACTAGCAGAACAAAGACTTCACGATGAGCAAGAAATGATAAAAGCTCAAGATGCTAAGAAAAACTCAAAAAAGTAGGATCCTCTTTAGAAGAAGAAATTGAAAAGGCTAAGCTCCTAAATAATATAAAACTAAAAAATATCATCAGATCTAAAGAGAAAAAAATAACACTTCAAAAAAATAACTTTTCTAAAGAAAATATTGCTATTGAGGAAAAAAAGAAAAATATTAAATTAGAAAATACAGCTAAGATATTGGCAACAAAAAAATATGTAAAAGCAAATCAAAATATTTCTGTTCAAAATAATAGAAACAAAAATGAACATAAAAAAATGAAAAGTGTATCAATTTCTGAATTTGTAAGTAAACTAAAATTGTCAAAGAGAGATGGTGAACATAATTTTGAAGATCTTGACTTTGATGAATTTATACTTGAAAATGAAAGATTTTCAAAAGATGAAATAATGAACCCTAGAAACAAAATGTACAATTTTTGAGTAAAATTTAAACTTAAATACAAGATATCTAATTTAACATATTGATTGGATAACATTGATATAAATATTCAAAGGAAAGTTTTAAGAAAACGAAAAAAGGTTGAACAAAATTTGTATAAACGCCTTTCTAAACAAACGGTTAAAACTACTGCTCCTTTAAATATAAAATTAAATAATAAGGAATTGGAAATTGAAGAGTAATTACAGTATATATATTAGTATATAATTAATATAAGTATCCTATTTATTAAAAAATTATTTTGCTATTTTTAATGAAATTATATATCATAGTATGATTAGAAATAGATATAAATAATATTATTATACTGTAGAATACCAAGCGTTAGTAAATAGGCTTGGTATTCTACAGTTAATTTTTTTATAGCGTATATTTTGCAAATAATAATCTTATTTGCTACAAAAACAAAATATTTAAATAGTTTTGTATAATATTTTAATCTTTTAAAATTGGAATATTATTTTTTTTACAAAGTTATTTTAATTAATTGCTGAACTTGTTTTCGTAAATTTTTTGAAACATTGTTGTTTAATTGTTTTATTAATATAATTTCGTTGTTTAGTTTATTTAGATCAAAAAGCTAAAGAAAATATATTTTATTCTTAGTTTACTTGTGATTAATAATAATACCACGGTATCTTGTCATTGATAATAATGATTCTCTAATTCCTTGAACACCTTCACCAGAATCTTTTATACCTAAAAATGGAAAAGAATCAGGGCCTCTTTGAGGTCTTGAATTTATATTTATACTACCCGCTTCAATTTTTTTTGATGTTGATATTGCGAGATCAATATCAGAACAAAATACAGACGCTTGTAACCCAAAGGTACTATTATTTGCAATTTTAACAATTTCATCAATATTCTCAGCCCTAATTATGGGTAGAACCGGACCAAATTGTTCCTCTCACGCTATCCTACAATCTAAAGAAACATTATCGATGACGGTCGGCCAAAGAAGATTCCGTTCTGATTTGTTTCCACATATTAACTTTGCTTTTTTTTCTAAGGAGTCGTCAATAAGTGACTGAACAAAATCCTTAGAACTCATATCTATTAGAGGAGTTATATCTGCATTATCTAATGGCATTCCAACAGTTAGTTTTTCAACTAAATTCTTTATTTTTGGTACTAACTTATCTGCGATGATATTTGTTGTAATAACTCTTTTAATCGCTGTACACCTTTGGCCAGAATAACCAAAAGCACCTTTAACAATTTCACTAGCATATAAGTCTATCTTATTATCATCTAAAACAATACCAGGGTCCTTTCCTCCTAATTCTAAAACTAAATCACTAACAACCCCTAACTTTTTAATTTTATGACCTACATTTACACTACCTGTAAAACTAATCATATTTATTTCCTTATGTGTTGTTAAAATATCTCCTATGTCTCTTCCTTTTCCAGTTACAACCTGCAAAATTGATTCTGGTAAATTAGATTCTAAGGCTAATTGACCTAAATAAGCACCAACAAGTGAACCCTGGGTTGCCGGCTTAAAAACAACAACATTGCCTGTTACAAGTGCTGGGATAATTTTTGCAAGTGAGAGATTTATAGGGTAATTATATGGTGAAATTGCTAATATAACTCCTTTTGCAACCCTAGAAAAGATTCCGATTTTATTCTCAAATCCCATGCCTTCGCCTGTAAATGCTATTGGTTCAATTCTTTTAGCTTCTTCAAATACATAATCAATAAGGTCGATGGTTCTTTCAACCTCTATCTCACAGTCTTTCATAGATTTTGCTATTTCATCAACCATAATGGTTGCAATTTTCTTACAATTCTTTGCAATATTATTTCTATAATTTTTTAAGATTTCAATTCTTTTAATTAAAGGAACTGCCTCTCATTTTTTTTGAGCTTTTCTAGCATTATTAAATGCCAAATCAATATCATCCCCTGTCAAAGCTGAAACCTCACCGCAAACTTCGAGTGTAGATGGATTAATTATTTCTAAATATTTTTTATTATCATATATTTTTCCATTAATATATGATAAGAATTTTCATTTATTTGCCATATTTATTACCCCCTCTTAATAAAGTATACCATATTTATTTTTAGTATCTATTAAATAATTTTTCCATTATTATAGACCCACTTATCGCAACATTTAGTGATTCTACGTTATTTGCAACATTAATTTTATAATTTGTATGTGGGTACTTATTTAAATCTAATGAAATTCCACTTCCTTCATTTCCTAAAATAAGAATTAATTTTTTATTAATATTTAAAATGTTATTATTATCTTCGTTCAGATATGTTGTAATAACATGATGTGTATTTATTGTTTTGTCTAATAATTCATCAATATTTCCATTAATTAATTTAAGGCCAAAATGGTTTCCCTGTGCTGCTCGCATTGTTTTTGAATTATAAAAACTACAACAGTCATTTGATGCAAAAACTGTATTAAATTCAAAAGCTCTAGCGCTTCTCAGCAATGCACCAATATTTGATGGGTCTTGTATACCGTCAAGAACTAATATTTTATTATCAACAATTTCTTGTGGGTTGTCTATATCACAGATTCCAAAAACTTTACTTACTGATTTTAAGTCGCTAAGTTTTTTACAAACATCATAAGAAATAACAACTTTTTCACCATTAAAATTTCAAAATTCTTGAATTTCTTCACAAACAATTAAAGTTTTTAATTTTTGCTGCTTAATTGATTCATTAATTAAATG from Spiroplasma endosymbiont of Aspidapion aeneum includes these protein-coding regions:
- a CDS encoding aldehyde dehydrogenase family protein, with translation MANKWKFLSYINGKIYDNKKYLEIINPSTLEVCGEVSALTGDDIDLAFNNARKAQKKWEAVPLIKRIEILKNYRNNIAKNCKKIATIMVDEIAKSMKDCEIEVERTIDLIDYVFEEAKRIEPIAFTGEGMGFENKIGIFSRVAKGVILAISPYNYPINLSLAKIIPALVTGNVVVFKPATQGSLVGAYLGQLALESNLPESILQVVTGKGRDIGDILTTHKEINMISFTGSVNVGHKIKKLGVVSDLVLELGGKDPGIVLDDNKIDLYASEIVKGAFGYSGQRCTAIKRVITTNIIADKLVPKIKNLVEKLTVGMPLDNADITPLIDMSSKDFVQSLIDDSLEKKAKLICGNKSERNLLWPTVIDNVSLDCRIAWEEQFGPVLPIIRAENIDEIVKIANNSTFGLQASVFCSDIDLAISTSKKIEAGSININSRPQRGPDSFPFLGIKDSGEGVQGIRESLLSMTRYRGIIINHK
- a CDS encoding RNA methyltransferase, which codes for MAIISLKNEKIKFYKSLKYPKIQKKLNKYLIESEHLINESIKQQKLKTLIVCEEIQEFWNFNGEKVVISYDVCKKLSDLKSVSKVFGICDIDNPQEIVDNKILVLDGIQDPSNIGALLRSARAFEFNTVFASNDCCSFYNSKTMRAAQGNHFGLKLINGNIDELLDKTINTHHVITTYLNEDNNNILNINKKLILILGNEGSGISLDLNKYPHTNYKINVANNVESLNVAISGSIIMEKLFNRY